One part of the Candidatus Poribacteria bacterium genome encodes these proteins:
- a CDS encoding quinolinate synthase NadA — protein sequence MTVMHSKGETPDTTDAPNCTTELSLEDVKQELYNRHHPSLTFLDIEAHAKTIHKIRALKQKHNVVMLGHNYMEPLVFGLSEKEEQGDSLGLSMYAANTEAPYLIFNGVPFMAETAKILNPSKTVLVADKTAGCSLADNFGAEDVKELKALYPGAPVMIYVNSYADAKAESDICCTSANAAHIAKTMPGDTVIFVPDIFFAQNLEEELKGEKNVVYPGKDNTARGAVCEVHERFTLDDLLGIRESFEIPKGHLLRKLYAHWECRPNVLQEADFYGSTSQIMKDIAERVAVNQLERAFVASECELTSNLAQEFPEVQFWTACSVRCSHMAQVSLGKIANILEAIDQNADLGEYEITLNPEVIDKARTPIQRMLEASV from the coding sequence ATGACTGTCATGCATTCTAAGGGAGAAACTCCCGACACAACAGATGCACCGAATTGTACGACAGAATTGAGTCTTGAGGACGTTAAACAAGAATTGTACAACCGTCACCATCCAAGTTTAACGTTTCTCGACATAGAAGCCCATGCAAAGACTATCCACAAGATACGGGCCCTGAAACAGAAGCACAACGTTGTGATGCTCGGTCACAACTACATGGAGCCACTGGTTTTTGGACTTTCTGAAAAAGAGGAACAGGGTGATTCGCTCGGCCTGAGCATGTACGCTGCAAACACAGAAGCACCCTATCTAATTTTCAACGGCGTGCCGTTCATGGCAGAAACAGCGAAAATTTTGAATCCGAGCAAAACAGTGCTGGTTGCAGATAAGACAGCAGGTTGTTCACTCGCCGATAACTTCGGTGCTGAAGATGTCAAGGAGTTGAAAGCTCTTTATCCGGGCGCGCCAGTGATGATTTACGTTAATAGCTACGCCGACGCGAAAGCAGAATCGGATATCTGCTGCACATCAGCAAATGCAGCACACATCGCAAAAACGATGCCAGGGGACACAGTGATTTTCGTGCCCGATATCTTCTTTGCACAGAATTTAGAGGAAGAATTGAAAGGCGAGAAAAATGTCGTCTATCCCGGCAAAGACAACACAGCGCGCGGCGCAGTCTGTGAAGTTCATGAAAGGTTCACACTTGATGACCTACTCGGAATCCGAGAATCGTTTGAAATTCCGAAAGGGCATCTGCTCCGCAAATTATACGCGCACTGGGAATGTCGTCCAAACGTTTTACAGGAAGCAGATTTTTACGGCAGTACCAGTCAGATTATGAAGGATATAGCGGAACGTGTCGCGGTAAACCAACTTGAGCGCGCTTTTGTTGCTTCGGAATGTGAACTCACCTCAAATCTGGCACAAGAATTTCCAGAAGTCCAATTTTGGACTGCTTGCTCCGTCCGATGCTCACACATGGCACAGGTGAGTTTGGGTAAAATAGCGAATATTCTGGAAGCGATCGATCAGAATGCAGACCTCGGTGAATACGAAATTACACTGAATCCGGAAGTTATTGATAAAGCCCGCACACCGATTCAGCGAATGCTTGAAGCAAGTGTGTAA